A stretch of the Vitis riparia cultivar Riparia Gloire de Montpellier isolate 1030 chromosome 13, EGFV_Vit.rip_1.0, whole genome shotgun sequence genome encodes the following:
- the LOC117928583 gene encoding probable LRR receptor-like serine/threonine-protein kinase IRK — translation MAYLLGVLLALLVVAPSCVKSLNPSLNDDVLGLIVFKADIQDPNSKLASWNEDDDSPCNWVGVKCNPRSNRVTDLVLDGFSLSGKIGRGLLQLQFLRKLSLAKNNITGSIGPNLARLQNLRFIDLSENSLSGTIPDDFFKQCGSLHAISLAKNKFSGKIPESVGSCSTLAAIDFSSNQFSGPLPSGIWSLNGLRSLDLSDNLLEGDIPKGIDSLYNLRAINLSKNRFSGPLPDGIGGCLLLRLIDFSENSLSGSLPGTMQKLTLCNYMNLHGNSFEGEVPEWIGEMKSLETLDLSANKFSGRVPTSIGNLKSLKVLNFSVNVFSGSLPESMINCEQLLVLDVSQNSLLGDLPAWIFKLGLQKVLLSKNSLSGNMDSPFSSSVEKSRQGLQVLDLSYNELSGDFTSSIGVFRSLQFLNISRNSLVGAIPASIGDLKALDVLDLSENQLNGSIPLEIGGAFSLKDLRLKNNFLAGKIPVSLENCSSLTTLILSHNNLSGPIPMGISKLSNLENVDLSLNKLTGSLPKQLANLPHLISFNISHNQLQGELPAGGFFNTISPSSVSGNPSLCGSAANKSCPAVLPKPIVLNPNSSSDTTAGAFPRSLAHKKIILSISALIAIGAAAVIVIGVIAITVLNLRVRSSASRSAAALALSGGDDYSHSPTTDANSGKLVMFSGDPDFSMGAHALLNKDCELGRGGFGAVYRTVLRDGHPVAIKKLTVSSLVKSQEDFEREVKKLGKIRHQNLVALEGYYWTPSLQLLIYEFISGGSLYKHLHEGAGGNFTWNERFNIILGTAKSLAHLHQMSIIHYNLKSSNVLIDPSGEPKVADFGLARLLPMLDRYVLSSKIQSALGYMAPEFACRTVKITEKCDVYGFGVLVLEVVTGKRPVEYMEDDVVVLCDMVRGALEEGKVEECVDGRLQGKFPAEEAIPVMKLGLICTSQVPSNRPDMAEVVNILELIRCPSEGQEELI, via the exons ATGGCGTATCTGCTCGGTGTATTGTTAGCTTTGCTCGTTGTGGCTCCGAGTTGTGTGAAATCTCTGAACCCATCTCTGAATGATGATGTTCTGGGCTTGATTGTGTTCAAGGCCGATATTCAAGATCCAAATTCGAAGTTGGCATCTtggaatgaggatgatgatagTCCCTGCAACTGGGTTGGGGTCAAATGCAACCCCAGATCCAACCGGGTCACCGACCTCGTTCTCGACGGTTTTTCCCTTTCGGGGAAGATAGGCAGAGGCCTACTCCAGTTACAGTTTCTCCGGAAATTGTCGCTGGCGAAGAATAATATCACTGGAAGCATAGGCCCCAATCTTGCCCGCCTTCAGAACCTGAGATTTATTGATTTAAGTGAGAACAGTCTGTCTGGAACCATCCCAGATGATTTTTTCAAACAATGTGGGTCTTTGCATGCTATCTCTTTGGCCAAGAACAAGTTTTCCGGGAAGATCCCGGAGAGTGTAGGTTCATGTTCAACGCTTGCTGCAATTGACTTCTCCTCTAATCAGTTTTCGGGTCCATTACCTTCTGGCATTTGGTCTTTGAACGGGCTTAGATCACTTGATTTGTCGGATAACTTGTTGGAGGGCGATATACCAAAGGGAATTGACAGTTTGTACAATTTGAGAGCTATTAACTTGAGCAAGAATCGGTTTTCTGGGCCGCTTCCAGATGGCATTGGAGGTTGTTTGCTTTTACGGTTAATTGATTTCAGTGAGAATTCTCTTTCTGGGAGCCTTCCAGGGACAATGCAGAAACTTACCTTGTGTAATTATATGAATTTACACGGGAATTCGTTTGAGGGCGAGGTTCCGGAGTGGATTGGAGAAATGAAAAGCCTGGAGACTTTGGATCTCTCAGCCAATAAATTTTCTGGCAGGGTTCCAACATCAATAGGGAATCTCAAGTCGTTGAAGGTACTGAATTTTTCGGTGAATGTTTTCAGTGGGAGCTTGCCAGAGTCTATGATCAATTGCGAACAGCTTTTGGTCTTAGATGTAAGTCAGAATTCGCTATTGGGTGATCTTCCTGCATGGATTTTCAAATTGGGATTGCAGAAAGTTCTGCTTTCAAAAAATAGCTTGAGTGGAAATATGGACAGCCCTTTCTCCTCATCAGTGGAGAAATCCCGTCAAGGGCTTCAAGTCTTGGATTTATCCTACAACGAATTATCCGGTGACTTTACATCATCCATTGGGGTTTTTAGAAGCTTGCAGTTCTTGAATATTTCCAGGAACTCCCTCGTGGGTGCTATTCCAGCAAGTATTGGAGATCTAAAGGCCTTAGATGTTCTCGATTTGAGTGAGAACCAGCTAAATGGAAGCATTCCTCTGGAAATCGGAGGAGCCTTTTCTTTGAAGGATCTGAGATTGAAGAACAACTTCCTAGCAGGAAAAATTCCTGTTTCTCTTGAGAACTGTTCTTCATTAACGACATT GATCCTATCACATAACAATCTGAGTGGCCCAATACCAATGGGgatttcaaagcttagcaaccTAGAAAATGTGGATTTATCTCTTAACAAGCTCACAGGAAGCCTGCCCAAGCAGTTGGCCAATCTTCCACACCTCATCTCCTTCAACATTTCCCACAATCAGCTCCAAGGTGAACTACCTGCTGGTGGCTTTTTCAACACCATTTCCCCTTCCTCTGTCTCTGGCAATCCATCTCTTTGTGGCTCTGCTGCGAATAAGTCTTGCCCTGCTGTACTTCCCAAGCCCATTGTCCTTAACCCCAATTCTTCCTCTGACACCACTGCGGGTGCATTCCCCCGAAGTCTTGCTCACAAGAAAATCATCCTCAGCATTTCTGCACTCATTGCCATTGGTGCTGCTGCTGTCATTGTAATTGGTGTGATTGCCATCACCGTTCTTAATCTCCGCGTCCGATCTTCTGCATCTCGTTCTGCAGCAGCTCTTGCGCTATCTGGTGGTGATGACTACAGCCATTCCCCTACTACAGATGCCAACTCTGGCAAACTTGTCATGTTTTCAGGTGACCCTGACTTCAGCATGGGAGCACATGCTCTGCTCAACAAGGATTGTGAGCTCGGGCGAGGGGGGTTTGGAGCAGTCTACCGGACTGTTCTTCGAGATGGTCATCCAGTTGCCATCAAGAAGCTTACTGTCTCAAGTCTGGTCAAGTCCCAAGAAGATTTTGAAAGGGAAGTTAAGAAACTGGGAAAGATCCGGCACCAGAATCTTGTGGCACTTGAAGGGTATTACTGGACTCCATCATTACAGCTCCTAATATATGAATTCATCTCTGGTGGAAGTTTGTACAAGCATCTCCATGAAGGAGCAGGTGGCAACTTCACATGGAATGAGAGATTCAATATAATTCTTGGGACAGCTAAAAGCTTGGCTCACTTGCACCAAATGAGCATAATCCATTACAATCTAAAATCAAGTAACGTCCTCATCGACCCCTCAGGCGAACCTAAGGTGGCAGATTTTGGCCTAGCCAGGCTGTTGCCAATGCTAGATCGATACGTTCTAAGCAGCAAGATTCAGAGTGCACTAGGCTACATGGCACCTGAGTTTGCATGCAGGACAGTGAAGATAACTGAGAAGTGCGATGTTTATGGGTTCGGGGTTTTGGTTCTGGAGGTGGTTACTGGGAAGAGGCCAGTCGAATACATGGAGGATGATGTGGTGGTGCTCTGTGATATGGTCAGAGGAGCATTGGAAGAAGGTAAGGTGGAGGAATGTGTTGATGGGAGACTCCAAGGAAAATTCCCAGCTGAGGAGGCAATTCCTGTGATGAAGTTAGGCTTAATTTGCACTTCACAGGTGCCATCAAATCGGCCAGACATGGCAGAAGTGGTAAATATATTGGAACTGATCAGATGCCCTTCAGAAGGTCAAGAGGAGTTGATTTGA